A genomic segment from Sorangium aterium encodes:
- the aceA gene encoding isocitrate lyase, translating to MSAAFPLNTPISADSLHAPPSDTVPGRWSGIVRPYSEADVARLRGTVRIDYTLATLGAKRLWNLMHSEPYVAALGALTGNQAMQQVRAGLKAIYLSGWQVAADNNEAGTMYPDQSLYPANSVPTLVRRINQALLRADQIENAEGKAGRYWLAPIMADAEAGFGGPLNAFELMKAMIEAGASGVHFEDQLASEKKCGHMGGKVLVPTSQFIRTLIAARLASDVMGVPTVLVARTDADSAKLITSDVDPRDKPFVTGERTPEGFFVLKGGLEAAIARGLAYAPYADLVWCETSTPDLDQAKRFAEGIHKQFPGKLLAYNCSPSFNWKKHLDDATIARFQRELGAMGYKFQFVTLAGFHSLNHSMFELARQYQRRGMAAYSELQQAEFAGEQFGYSATRHQREVGTGYFDEVAQVISGGAASTLALHESTEAAQF from the coding sequence ATGTCCGCTGCTTTCCCGCTGAACACGCCGATCTCCGCCGACTCGCTGCACGCGCCGCCGAGCGACACCGTCCCGGGCAGGTGGAGCGGCATCGTCCGCCCGTACTCCGAGGCGGACGTCGCGCGCCTCCGCGGCACCGTCCGTATCGACTACACGCTCGCGACCCTCGGCGCCAAGCGGCTCTGGAACCTGATGCACTCCGAGCCCTACGTTGCGGCGCTCGGCGCCCTCACCGGCAACCAGGCGATGCAGCAGGTCCGGGCCGGGCTCAAGGCCATCTACCTGAGCGGGTGGCAGGTGGCGGCCGACAACAACGAGGCCGGGACCATGTACCCCGACCAGAGCCTGTACCCGGCGAACAGCGTCCCGACGCTCGTGCGCCGCATCAACCAGGCGCTCCTCCGCGCCGACCAGATCGAGAACGCCGAGGGCAAGGCGGGGCGCTACTGGCTCGCGCCCATCATGGCCGACGCGGAGGCGGGCTTCGGCGGGCCGCTCAACGCGTTCGAGCTGATGAAGGCGATGATCGAGGCGGGCGCCTCGGGCGTTCACTTCGAGGACCAGCTCGCCTCCGAGAAGAAGTGCGGGCACATGGGCGGCAAGGTCCTCGTCCCGACCAGCCAGTTCATCCGCACCCTGATCGCGGCCCGGCTCGCCAGCGACGTCATGGGCGTGCCGACCGTCCTCGTGGCCCGCACGGACGCCGACAGCGCCAAGCTGATCACGTCCGACGTCGACCCGCGCGACAAGCCGTTCGTCACGGGGGAGCGCACGCCCGAGGGCTTCTTCGTGCTGAAGGGCGGCCTCGAGGCGGCCATCGCGCGCGGGCTCGCGTATGCGCCCTACGCGGACCTCGTCTGGTGCGAGACCTCGACGCCGGACCTCGATCAGGCGAAGCGCTTCGCGGAGGGGATCCACAAGCAGTTCCCGGGCAAGCTGCTCGCCTACAACTGCTCGCCTTCGTTCAACTGGAAGAAGCACCTCGACGACGCGACGATCGCGCGGTTCCAGCGCGAGCTCGGGGCGATGGGGTACAAGTTCCAGTTCGTGACCCTCGCCGGGTTCCACTCGCTGAATCACAGCATGTTCGAGCTCGCCCGCCAGTACCAGCGCCGCGGGATGGCGGCGTACTCCGAGCTGCAGCAGGCCGAGTTCGCCGGCGAGCAGTTCGGCTACAGCGCGACCCGCCACCAGCGCGAGGTCGGGACGGGCTACTTCGACGAGGTCGCCCAGGTGATCTCGGGCGGCGCTGCGTCCACGCTGGCCCTCCACGAGTCCACCGAGGCCGCCCAGTTCTGA
- a CDS encoding glutamine--tRNA ligase/YqeY domain fusion protein, translating to MTTQSPRASDADSSVAASNFIRNIIAEDLAAGRHTRVVTRFPPEPNGYLHIGHAKSILLNFGLAADFGGACHMRFDDTNPAAEDMEYVESILRDVRWLGGDWGDKLFFASDYFERLYAFAVELIQKGRAYVCSLSEAETRELRGTVTEPGRESPYRNRSVAESLDLFARMRAGEFPEGAHVLRAKIDMAAPNMKMRDPPIYRIKRARHYRTGDAWCVYPLYDFAHSLSDAIEGITHSICTLEFENNRELYDWIVEHLDVPSRPRQYEFARLNLSYTVMSKRKLLALVKGGLVTGWDDPRMPTIAGLRRRGVTPEAIRSFCEEIGVAKTNSMVDIAKFESCVRDDLNLRAPRVMAVLRPLRVVLENYPEGQVEEIDAPYWPEDVPREGSRKVPLSRVLYIERDDFLEDPPKKWFRLAPGQQVRLRYAGFITCREVVRNEATGEVVELRCTYDRPTKSGEAPDGRKPKGTLHWVSAAHALPAEVRLYDRLFTVERPDAVEEGKDFLENLNPGSLVVLSGCQVEPSLSTVEKGSHVQFERQGFFFVDPVDSAPGAPVFNRTVALKDSWSRLSAERPARAAEPAPAGPAAKAPPPEPRRERAPFEERLARLDPARAEKARHLIETRGIPGDDAVVLADDDGLLRLFEETVAAHDNPRGAANWVIHSLARELKDRKTGDLPVSGAQLGELLALIDDGTISGKIAKDVLAEIMQHGGSPKAIVAQRGLRQVADEGALERIVDQIIAGHPGEVSRFRAGNSKLIGFFVGQVMKASGGKANPDLVNTLLARKLA from the coding sequence GTGACAACGCAGAGCCCCAGAGCGAGCGACGCTGACAGCAGCGTCGCCGCGTCCAACTTCATCCGCAACATCATCGCCGAGGACCTCGCCGCCGGCAGGCACACGCGGGTCGTGACCCGGTTCCCGCCCGAGCCGAACGGCTACCTGCACATCGGACATGCGAAGTCGATCCTGCTGAATTTCGGGCTGGCGGCGGACTTCGGGGGCGCATGCCACATGCGCTTCGACGACACGAACCCGGCCGCCGAGGACATGGAGTACGTGGAGTCGATCCTGCGGGACGTGCGCTGGCTCGGCGGCGACTGGGGCGACAAGCTCTTCTTCGCGTCGGACTACTTCGAGCGGCTTTACGCCTTCGCGGTGGAGCTCATCCAGAAGGGCAGAGCCTACGTGTGCAGCCTGAGCGAGGCAGAGACCCGCGAGCTCCGCGGCACCGTCACGGAGCCCGGTCGGGAGAGCCCCTACAGGAACAGGTCCGTCGCGGAGAGCCTGGATCTCTTCGCCCGGATGAGAGCAGGGGAGTTCCCGGAGGGCGCGCACGTGCTCAGGGCCAAGATCGACATGGCCGCTCCCAACATGAAGATGCGCGATCCGCCGATCTACCGCATCAAGCGCGCGCGCCACTACCGGACGGGCGACGCGTGGTGCGTCTACCCGCTCTACGACTTCGCTCACAGCCTCTCCGACGCGATCGAGGGGATCACCCACTCGATCTGCACGCTGGAGTTCGAGAACAACCGGGAGCTGTACGACTGGATCGTCGAGCACCTCGACGTCCCGTCCCGCCCTCGCCAGTACGAGTTCGCTCGGCTCAACCTGAGCTACACGGTGATGAGCAAGCGAAAGCTGCTCGCGCTCGTGAAGGGCGGGCTCGTGACGGGCTGGGACGACCCGCGCATGCCCACCATCGCCGGCCTCCGGCGCCGCGGGGTGACGCCCGAGGCCATCCGCTCGTTCTGCGAGGAGATCGGCGTCGCCAAGACGAACAGCATGGTGGACATCGCCAAGTTCGAGTCGTGCGTCCGAGACGACCTGAACCTCCGCGCCCCGCGCGTCATGGCGGTGCTGCGCCCCCTCCGGGTCGTCCTCGAGAACTACCCCGAGGGGCAGGTCGAGGAGATCGACGCGCCCTACTGGCCCGAGGACGTGCCGAGGGAAGGCTCCCGGAAGGTCCCCCTGTCCCGGGTGCTCTACATCGAGCGCGACGACTTCCTCGAGGACCCCCCCAAGAAGTGGTTCCGGCTCGCGCCCGGGCAGCAGGTGCGGCTCCGCTACGCCGGGTTCATCACCTGCCGCGAGGTGGTGAGAAACGAGGCTACAGGAGAGGTCGTCGAGCTCCGGTGCACGTACGATCGCCCCACGAAGAGCGGTGAGGCGCCCGACGGGCGCAAGCCGAAGGGAACCTTGCACTGGGTCTCGGCCGCCCACGCGCTCCCCGCCGAGGTCCGGCTCTACGACCGGCTCTTCACGGTCGAGCGGCCCGACGCGGTCGAGGAGGGAAAGGATTTTCTGGAGAACTTGAATCCTGGTTCGCTGGTTGTCCTGAGCGGGTGTCAGGTGGAACCGAGCCTGTCCACGGTCGAGAAGGGGAGCCATGTCCAGTTCGAGCGCCAGGGGTTCTTCTTCGTGGATCCCGTCGATTCCGCGCCCGGCGCGCCCGTCTTCAACCGCACGGTGGCGCTCAAGGACTCATGGTCGAGGCTCTCGGCCGAGAGGCCCGCTCGGGCCGCCGAGCCCGCGCCCGCGGGCCCCGCCGCCAAGGCGCCGCCGCCGGAGCCTCGGCGCGAGCGCGCGCCCTTCGAGGAGCGCCTCGCGCGGCTCGACCCGGCGCGGGCCGAGAAGGCCAGACACCTCATCGAAACACGTGGGATACCGGGCGACGACGCGGTGGTCCTGGCCGACGACGACGGCCTCCTCCGGCTCTTCGAGGAGACGGTCGCCGCGCACGACAACCCCCGGGGCGCCGCCAACTGGGTCATCCACTCGCTGGCCCGCGAGCTGAAGGACAGGAAGACAGGCGACCTCCCCGTCTCGGGGGCGCAGCTCGGCGAGCTCCTGGCGCTGATCGATGACGGGACGATTTCCGGGAAGATCGCAAAAGATGTCCTCGCTGAGATAATGCAGCACGGCGGTAGCCCGAAGGCGATCGTCGCGCAGAGAGGGCTCCGGCAGGTCGCCGACGAAGGCGCCCTGGAGCGGATCGTCGACCAGATCATCG
- the aceB gene encoding malate synthase A: MSQNHETASVRLLAPRVGGDESVLTPEALRFLSGLGRKFADRVPALLARRRAVQERLDAGERFDFLPETRDVRDGDWTVAPLPEDLLDRRVEITGPVDPKMIINALNSGASVFMADFEDATSPTWKNLIEGQAALRLAVRRELRHEDPATGKRYALGDRLATLLVRPRGWHLPEKHVELDGKPLPGGLFDFGLYFFHNARELVRRGTGPYFYLPKMESHLEARLWNDVFVFAQEALGLPVGTIKATVLIETLPAAFEMDEILHELRQHSAGLNCGRWDYIFSFIKKLRNDPACVMPDRSQVTMEQHFLRSYTQLLVKTCHRRGVHAMGGMAAQIPIKSDPEANRAALDKVRADKLREVKDGHDGTWVAHPGLVPLAREVFDAHMPAANQIERKREDVRVSAADLLRVPAGARTEAGLRHNIRVGVQYLEAWISGLGCVPLYNLMEDAATAEISRTQVWQWIRHRATLDDGQPLTVERFRAAVDSEMAALRGALGPARFDGGRFAEARALFERLSIGETFEEFLTLPAYELLISSAGEQRS, translated from the coding sequence ATGAGCCAGAATCATGAGACCGCAAGCGTCCGCTTGCTCGCTCCTCGGGTCGGGGGCGACGAGTCCGTCCTCACGCCAGAGGCCCTCCGTTTCCTTTCCGGTCTTGGGCGCAAGTTCGCTGACCGGGTACCGGCCCTGCTCGCCCGGCGGCGCGCCGTGCAAGAGCGGCTGGACGCGGGCGAGCGATTCGATTTTCTCCCCGAGACGCGGGATGTGCGCGACGGCGACTGGACCGTTGCGCCGCTGCCCGAGGACCTCCTCGACCGGCGCGTGGAGATCACGGGTCCGGTCGATCCCAAGATGATCATCAACGCGCTGAACTCGGGCGCGAGCGTGTTCATGGCCGATTTCGAGGACGCCACGTCGCCCACGTGGAAGAACCTCATCGAGGGGCAAGCGGCGTTGAGGCTCGCTGTGCGGCGCGAGCTCCGCCACGAGGACCCGGCGACCGGGAAGCGTTACGCCCTCGGAGACAGGCTGGCGACCCTGCTCGTGCGCCCGCGCGGCTGGCACCTCCCCGAGAAGCACGTGGAGCTCGACGGCAAGCCGCTGCCAGGCGGGCTCTTCGATTTCGGACTCTATTTCTTTCACAATGCGCGTGAGCTCGTCCGCCGCGGGACCGGGCCTTACTTCTATCTGCCGAAGATGGAGAGTCACCTGGAGGCGCGCCTCTGGAACGACGTCTTCGTGTTCGCGCAAGAGGCGCTGGGCCTGCCCGTCGGCACGATCAAGGCCACGGTCCTCATCGAGACGCTGCCCGCGGCGTTCGAGATGGACGAGATCCTCCACGAGCTCCGGCAGCACTCGGCCGGCCTCAACTGCGGTCGCTGGGACTACATCTTCAGCTTCATCAAGAAGCTCCGGAACGACCCGGCCTGCGTGATGCCGGATCGCTCGCAGGTGACGATGGAGCAGCACTTCCTGCGCTCGTACACGCAGCTGCTCGTGAAGACCTGCCACCGCCGGGGCGTGCACGCGATGGGCGGCATGGCGGCGCAGATCCCGATCAAGAGCGACCCGGAGGCGAACCGCGCGGCGCTCGACAAGGTGCGCGCCGACAAGCTGCGCGAGGTGAAGGACGGACACGACGGCACCTGGGTCGCGCACCCGGGGCTCGTGCCGCTCGCGCGCGAGGTGTTCGACGCGCACATGCCCGCTGCGAACCAGATCGAGCGGAAGCGCGAGGACGTCCGCGTCTCGGCGGCCGACCTGCTGCGCGTCCCGGCGGGCGCGCGCACCGAGGCGGGCCTGCGCCATAACATCCGGGTCGGCGTCCAGTACCTCGAGGCGTGGATCAGCGGCCTCGGCTGCGTCCCGCTCTACAACCTGATGGAGGACGCGGCCACCGCGGAGATCTCCCGCACCCAGGTCTGGCAATGGATCCGCCACAGGGCGACGCTCGACGATGGCCAGCCGCTCACCGTGGAGCGCTTCCGCGCGGCGGTCGACAGCGAGATGGCCGCCCTCCGCGGCGCGCTCGGCCCGGCGCGCTTCGACGGCGGCCGCTTCGCCGAGGCGCGCGCGCTCTTCGAGCGGCTGTCGATCGGAGAGACCTTCGAGGAGTTCCTGACGCTGCCTGCTTACGAGCTCTTGATCTCCAGCGCCGGAGAGCAGCGCTCGTGA